Proteins found in one Alicyclobacillus cycloheptanicus genomic segment:
- the lon gene encoding endopeptidase La translates to MAADSPAKDVYPLLPLRGLFLYPSMVLHFDVGRDKSIKALEQAMLGEHLILLSSQEDVQIDDPTADDLYPVGTIARVKQMMKLPNGIFRVLVEGVERARIESFLRSEDWFEVRVQRFPDEAVPASPELQALVRSVLQQFEQYVKLSKKVDQETYASVLDIDEPGRLADAVASHLPLKIKEKQEILEAFDVRERLERLLQILSDEREVLELERKIHQRVRKQMERTQREYYLREQMKAIQKELGDREGRAAEVEELREALAAKALPNEVRERVEKEIERLERIPASSAEGTVARTYIDWLLGLPWLESVKSSVDLAKAERILNDEHFGLEKIKERILEFLAVQKLASRQTGPIICLAGPPGVGKTSLSKSIAKSLGRPFVRISLGGVRDEAEIRGHRRTYIGAMPGRIIQGMKQAGKRNPVFLLDEIDKMASDFRGDPAAAMLEVLDPEQNATFSDHYIEVPYDLSDVLFITTANNVYDIPGPLRDRMEIIHLSGYTELEKLEIAKRHLFPKQREKHALKGDKIRLPDDVMLRIIRDYTREAGVRQLDRLLAAVCRKVARKVAAGENKRVSVTEKVLTVFLGPPIFRHGEIEETDQVGVVNGLAWTEAGGDTLTIEVSIVPGKGKLVLTGHLGDVMKESAQTALSYVRSRCKELAIPADFTERVDIHVHVPEGAIPKDGPSAGITMATAIASALTNRPVSRFVAMTGEITLRGRVLPIGGLKEKSLAAHRAGIKTVLMPEGNERDLRDIPASVREAVRFVPVRHMDDVLAEALLPGTGEKNGLFDPDDTSFPNLVQERYIEESTHQ, encoded by the coding sequence ATGGCCGCGGATTCACCTGCGAAAGACGTATATCCACTGCTCCCGCTTCGGGGGCTGTTCTTATATCCTTCAATGGTTCTCCACTTTGACGTCGGCCGTGACAAGTCCATTAAGGCACTTGAACAGGCGATGCTGGGCGAGCACTTGATTCTGCTGTCGTCACAGGAAGACGTTCAAATCGACGACCCAACGGCTGACGACCTGTATCCGGTCGGCACCATTGCCAGGGTCAAGCAAATGATGAAACTTCCAAATGGCATCTTCCGCGTGCTGGTCGAAGGCGTCGAGCGCGCACGCATTGAATCGTTTCTTCGTTCCGAGGACTGGTTTGAAGTGCGCGTCCAGCGGTTTCCGGACGAAGCGGTTCCGGCTTCGCCAGAATTGCAGGCCCTGGTCCGTTCGGTGCTGCAGCAGTTTGAGCAGTATGTCAAATTGTCCAAGAAGGTGGACCAGGAGACGTATGCCAGTGTGCTGGACATCGACGAACCAGGGCGTCTCGCCGATGCCGTGGCGTCACACCTGCCGTTGAAAATCAAGGAAAAGCAGGAGATTCTCGAAGCCTTCGACGTGCGCGAACGGCTCGAACGGCTGCTGCAAATCCTCTCCGACGAGCGGGAAGTGCTGGAGCTGGAGCGCAAAATTCACCAGCGCGTCCGCAAGCAGATGGAGCGCACGCAGCGGGAGTATTACCTGCGCGAACAGATGAAAGCCATCCAGAAGGAACTCGGCGACCGCGAAGGGCGCGCCGCGGAAGTTGAGGAACTGCGCGAGGCGCTGGCCGCGAAGGCCCTGCCGAATGAGGTCCGGGAGCGTGTCGAAAAGGAAATCGAGCGGCTGGAGCGCATTCCTGCTTCATCCGCGGAGGGCACCGTGGCCAGAACCTATATTGACTGGCTGCTCGGGCTGCCTTGGCTGGAGTCGGTCAAATCCTCGGTGGACTTGGCCAAGGCGGAGCGGATTCTCAATGACGAACACTTTGGGTTGGAGAAAATCAAGGAACGCATCCTGGAGTTTCTGGCGGTGCAGAAACTGGCGTCACGCCAGACCGGTCCCATCATCTGCCTGGCGGGCCCGCCCGGTGTGGGCAAAACGTCGTTGTCGAAGTCCATCGCGAAGTCGCTCGGCCGTCCTTTTGTTCGCATCTCGCTCGGGGGCGTGCGGGACGAAGCGGAGATTCGCGGGCATCGGCGTACGTATATCGGGGCCATGCCTGGGCGCATCATTCAAGGCATGAAGCAGGCAGGCAAACGCAACCCAGTGTTTTTGCTGGACGAGATTGATAAAATGGCCAGCGACTTCCGCGGCGATCCAGCGGCGGCGATGCTGGAGGTCCTCGACCCGGAGCAGAATGCGACGTTCTCCGACCACTATATCGAGGTCCCGTACGACTTGTCGGATGTCCTGTTCATCACCACGGCGAACAACGTGTACGACATCCCGGGACCGCTCCGAGACCGCATGGAAATCATCCATCTATCGGGGTATACCGAGCTCGAGAAGCTGGAGATCGCAAAGCGGCATCTGTTTCCCAAGCAGCGTGAGAAGCATGCCTTAAAGGGCGACAAAATTCGTCTGCCCGATGACGTGATGCTGCGCATCATCCGCGACTATACGCGCGAAGCAGGTGTGCGGCAGCTCGACCGGCTGCTGGCGGCCGTGTGCCGGAAGGTGGCCCGAAAGGTTGCGGCCGGCGAGAACAAGCGGGTGAGCGTCACCGAAAAAGTGCTGACGGTGTTCCTGGGACCGCCCATCTTTCGTCACGGCGAAATTGAGGAAACCGACCAGGTCGGCGTGGTCAACGGCCTGGCTTGGACCGAGGCGGGCGGCGATACGTTGACGATTGAGGTGTCCATCGTGCCGGGCAAGGGCAAGCTGGTGCTGACCGGTCACCTCGGGGACGTGATGAAGGAAAGCGCGCAGACCGCACTCTCGTATGTTCGGTCGCGCTGCAAGGAGTTGGCCATTCCGGCCGACTTCACAGAACGGGTCGACATTCACGTCCACGTGCCGGAGGGCGCGATTCCCAAGGATGGGCCGTCCGCCGGGATCACGATGGCGACCGCGATTGCTTCTGCATTGACCAACCGCCCCGTCTCCAGGTTCGTGGCGATGACGGGCGAGATTACGTTGCGCGGCCGGGTTCTGCCGATTGGCGGCTTGAAAGAAAAGAGCCTGGCGGCGCACCGGGCGGGCATTAAAACCGTGCTGATGCCGGAAGGCAACGAACGCGACCTGCGGGACATTCCGGCGTCGGTTCGAGAAGCCGTACGCTTTGTGCCGGTCCGTCACATGGACGACGTGCTGGCAGAAGCCCTCTTGCCCGGAACCGGGGAGAAAAACGGATTGTTCGACCCGGACGATACGTCGTTTCCGAACTTGGTCCAAGAGCGGTACATTGAGGAGAGTACGCACCAGTGA